GGATGCCATCGCGAATCGGATAGGCCAGGCCCGCGCCCTTGCTGATCAGCTCGGTCTTGTCGGCGCTGAGCTTGAGCGGGCCCTTGGTGATCGGGCAGGCCAGGATATCGAGCAGTTTGGTGTCCATGGGAGCTTCCTTGAAACGGAAATTGAAAAAGGCTCAGGGCCGGGGGCGGCCAGGCAGCAGGCGATCGAGCTCGGTGTCGAACCAGGCGACGAACGCCTGCGAGGGTACGGCGTCGACCGCCAGGTACCACCAGTCGTCGGCAGCGAACGGCCGGCATTTCACCGCATCCTTCTCGGTCATCACCAACGGCAGCGGCGGGCTGAACGACAGCACTTCGCGGCTGTACGGCGCATGGTCGGCAAAGGGGTGCGGCACCGGCTGCCAGTTTAGCCCCAGCAGGGTGTTGAAGAAACGTTGCGGGTTGCCAATGCCGGCCACGGCGTGCAGCGCCTGGCCAGCGGGAAACAGGTCGAGCTCGCGGCGCTCGCCGCTGCGCAGGTTGATCAGTGCCGACGGCTGCAGGCGGAAGGCAAAGCCGCCGTCGCGGTCAGCCTCGGCGCCATTGAACAACACCGCGTCGGCCTCGGCCAGGCGCTCGGCGGGCTCGCGCAATGGGCCGGCCGGCAGGCAGCGGCGATTGCCCAGGCCCCGGGCAGCGTCGATCAGCACCAGCTCCAGGTCGCGGGCCAGGCGGTAATGCTGCATGCCGTCATCGCACAGGATCAGGTCCGGCGCGTCGCTGGCCAGCAGCGCCTGCACGGCACGGGAGCGGTCGGGGTCGATCACCAGCGGCACGCCGGTGCGCTGGACGATCAGCAAAGGCTCGTCGCCGGCCTGATCGGCGAGCTGGTCGGCGGCGACACGCCAGGGATACTGCGGCGGCTTGGCGCCGTAGCCACGGCTGACAACGCCGACCTTCAGCCCCTGCTGGCGGCAGCGCTCGATCAGCCAGAGGATCATCGGTGTCTTGCCGGTGCCGCCCACGGTGATATTGCCCACCACGATCACGGGCACCGGGGCACGGTAGCTGCGGCTGATGCCGCTGAGAAAGCGCGCACGATTGCGCGTCACCACACGACGATACAGCGCCTCCAGCGGGCGCAGCAGGGCCAGCGCCGGGTGCCCGGCATACCAGGCGGCGAGCAGACGGTCGGCGAAGGCCATCAGGGATTGCCCTGCGCGGCCTCGACGGTGGTCATGCGCAACTTGCTGAAGCCGAGCTTGCCGGCCGCATCCATTGCGGTGATCACAGCCTGGTGCGGGGTCTTGCCATCGGCGCTGATCGCCAGCGGCAGGGTGATGTCACCGCCGGACTCCTTCTCGATGGCTTCGGTCAGGGTGGCCAGGTCGCTCTTGGGCAGCAGGTGGTTGTTGACCGAATACACGCCGTCGGCACTGATGGTGACTTCGATCAGCTTGCCATCATCGGGCTGCGCGGGCGCGGCACTGCTTGCTTCGGGCAGCTCGACACGCAGCTGGGTCTCGCGGGTGAAGGTGGTGGTAACCACGAAGAACAGCAGCAGCACGAACACCACGTCGATCAACGACGCCAGGTTGATGTCGACGTTCTCGCGCTGGCGATTGCGCCGGAACTTCACGCCTTGCCTCCGGCAACTTCCACTTCGCGGTCGCCCTGCAGCACCTCGACCAGCTTGATCGCCTCCTGCTCCATGCCCACCACCAGCTCATCGATGCGGCGCAGCAGGAAGCGGTGGAAGAACACCGCCGGGATACCGACCATCAGGCCGGCCGCGGTAGTGACCAAGGCCTTGGAGATACCGCCGGCCAGTACCGCGGCGTTGGCGGTCATCTGCGAGCCCATGAAGGCGCTGAAGATGTCGATCATGCCCAGCACGGTGCCCAGCAGGCCCAGCAACGGGGCCATGGCGGCGATGGTGCCGAGGGTGCTGATGTAGCGCTCCAGCTCGTGGATGACCCGCGAGGCGGCCTCTTCGATGCACTCTTTCATGATCTCGCGACCATGGCGCGAGTTGGCCAGGCCGGCGGCAAGGATCTCGCCCAGCGGCGAATCGGCGCGCAGGGCCTTGAGTTTGTCACTGGTGAGCTGCTTGTCCTTGATCCACATCCATACCTGGCCCAGCAGGTGCGGCGGGGTGACACGGCTGGCGCGCAGGGTCCACAGGCGCTCGACGACGATCGCCATGGCAGCGATGGAGCTCAGGATGATCGGTAGCATCATCCAGCCACCGGACTTGACCAATTCCCACACAGTAAGCATCCCCTCGGAAAAAGGTCGCCACTCTACCATAGGACCGCCTGGGGCTCATCTGCCGGAGGTCAGGGAAATCGCCCATCGCCAGGCAAGCCGCATAGCTGTCGTGGGAGCGGGCTTGCCCCGCGATGGCGTCATTCGCCCTCCCGCCAGAACCTGCGCTCCGCGCGCCCCCCGACCACTGCACCCTGACTCCCCAGGCGCAACCGCAACGCCCCCTCCACCGCCGTGTCATGAATGCTGATCCCATGCCGTCGATAGCGCTCGATCACCTGCGCATGCGGATGCCCGAAACCGTTACTCCGCCCCCGCGAAATCATCACCCCGCGAGGCGCCAGTGCCTTGATGAACGGTTCGGTGGACGACGTGCGGCTGCCGTGGTGCGGCGCCTGCAACCAGTCGACGCGCGGATCCTCGCTGGCCGCCAGCCAAGCCTGCTCCGCCGCGGCCTCCATGTCGCCGGCCAGCAGCAGGCGCTCGCCACTGGCCACCACCCGCAGCACGCAGGAACGGTCGTTACTGGACGTGCCTTGCGGCCAATGCCACAGCTCGAAATCGACCCCATCCCAGCGCCAGCGCTCACCACTTTCGCACAGCGCGGCAGGCGCAAGCCCGGCAACCTCCCCGGCCAGCACCCGCGCCACCGGCAGCCCCCGGCGCACCGCCGCCGCACCGCCGGCATGATCGGCGTGACCGTGGCTGACCAGCATCAGGTCGAGGTGCCTCACACCCAGTCTGCGCAAGGTCGGCAACACTACGCTCTCCCCCAGGTCGCTGCCCCCGTACGCGGGCCCGGCGTCGTACAGCAGCGCGTGATGACGGGTGCGCAGCAGCACCGCCAAGCCCTGGCCGACATCCAGCTGCCACACCTGCACCTGCCCAAGGGGCACCTGCTCGCGCGGCGCCCACAAGGCCACCAGCATCACCGCGCCCGGCAAGCGCAACGGCACACCCCGAGGCAGCAGCAGCAACAGCGCGCCCAGCGCGACCAACAGCCAGGCCCACAGCGGCAACGGTTCGGGCAGCCATGCGGGCCACTGCCGCGCAAGCTGCGCCAGCAGGCGAAACAGCCCATCCAGCGAAAGGCCCGCCAGCCACAGCAGCCCTTCCCCCACCCCAGGCACCGGCAACGTCGCCGTGCCGAGCAAGGCCAGCGGCAACACCGCGAAACTGATCCAGGGCACCGCCAGCAGGTTGGCCAGCGGCGCCGTCAGGCTGATCGGCAGCCCCAGCGCCAGCAGCACTGGCAACAGGCCCACGGCGATTACCCACTGGGCGCGGCTCCAGGCCTGCCAGGGCCGCCAGGCGCCGAGCCGGGCAGAGAAGCACAGCATCAGCACGCCAACCGCGGCAAACGACAGCCAGAAACCCGGCAGCAGGCTGGCCAATGGATTGATCAGCAACACCCCCGACAACGCCAGCAGCAACGGCAAGGCTGCCCCCAGGTGCCTGAAACGCAGGCGCCATAGCAACACCACCGCCAGCATCAGGCAGGCCCGCTGCACCGGCACGCCGAAGCCGGCCAACCAGCCGTAGCCCAATGCCGCTGCCATGGCCAGGCCGCAAGCCCAAGGCAGCCACGGCCAGCGCGATGGCCAGGCGCCCAGCCGTGCCAGGCCCGCGACCAGGCCGTACACCAGCCCGGCCAACAGCCCGATATGCTGGCCGGAGATCACCAGCAGGTGCATCGTGCCGGTGGCCTGCAGGGTCTGCCAGTCTTCGCGCGCCAGCCCGGCGCCGTCGCCCAGCACCAGGGCCGTCAGCGCCGCCTCGCGGCCGTGAGCATCCACATTCATCAGCCGCTGGCGCATGGCATCGCGCCAGTCCGCTGCTGCCTGCCCGACCTGCTCGCCAGTCTTGACCGAGCCGGTGGCGCCGATACCCCGAGCCAACAACAATGCTTCGCGGTCCGGACCGTGGGGGTTGAGCAGCCCATGGGGCTGGCGCAGGTTCACCGCCAGGCGCCAGCGCTCACCGGCGCGCAATTCTGGCCCGGCGAACCAGCTCAGTTGCAGGCGCCTGGGCAATTGCGCCCGGCGCGACTCAGGATGCTCCAGCTCGAAGCGCACGCCGCGCTCCGTACGGGTCGGCAGCCCTACCACCCGCCCCTCCAACCACAGCGTGCGGCCATCCAGCGCCGGGGCCAGACGATCATCCAGCGCCTGCTGCGCCGACCAGCAGGCCCAGCAGCCACCCAGCACGAACCAGCCCAGCGGCCAGGCCCGCGTACCCAGACAGGCCAGGGCCAGCAACAGCAACGGAATCAGCCACCCGACCGGCGGCAAAACGGGCAAAAAACGCAGGCTCACCAGCCCGAGCACCAGCGCCAGCATCCCTGTGCGCATGAGATAGAGCTCCAGAAGCGATCACGACCCCTGAGGCTTAGCCGATTGGCGGGGAAACCCTGCTAATCAATTGTCACAAACTCTGAACGAGGCTGCGTTTCAATCAGGGCATACTGACGCCCTTCAACCCTGCCGGGAGCCCACATGCCGCGCCGTCTGTTCAAACGCTACATGCCGGACCCGACCAGCATCCGCGAACATAAATCCTTACGCTTCTTCGGCAAGCTGCTGCACGACCCCAACCTCTGGCACCTGAATCGCCATTCGGTGGCGCGGGCCATGGGCGTCGGCCTGTTCGCCGCGCTCATTCCCATCCCCATGCAGATGCTGCTGGCCGCCGCGCTGGCCATTCCCGTGCGCGGCAACCTGCCGATCGCGGTGAGCCTGGTGTGGCTGACCAACCCGCTGACCATGCCGCCGGTGTTCTTCGTCACCTACATGACCGGTGCCTGGCTGATGCAGGTGCCGCCACGCACATTGCCCGAATCGATCACCGTCGACTGGGTCACCGAGCAGCTGGCGACGATCTGGCAACCGTTCCTGCTGGGTTCGGTGGTATGTGGGGTGGTGCTCGGCGTGCTCGCCTACTTCACCACCATGGGCTACTGGCGTTGGTGGGTGGGCCGGCAGTGGCGCCGGCGCCAGTGTCGCTGTGCCGCCAACCGGGGCTCAGGCACGCATGCCGCGGCCGCTGACCAGCAGGCGCACGCACAGCACATAGAGCACCGCAGTGGCCACCAGCATGAAGCTGATCGCCGTGCCAATACTGATATCCGACACCCCTAGGATGCCGTAGCGGAACGAGTTGACCATGTGCAGCACTGGGTTTGCCAGCGACACGGTCTGCCAGAACGGCGGCAGCAGGTTGATCGAGTAGAACACCCCGCCCAGGTAGGTCAGCGGTGTCAGCACGAAGGTCGGGATGATCGAGATGTCGTCGAAGTTGCGGGCGAACACCGCGTTGACGAAGCCCAGCAGCGAGAAGATGGTCGCGGTCAGCAGCACCACGATGACCGTCACCCCCAGGTGATGCACCTGCAGATGGGTGAAGAACAGCGACAGGAAGGTCACGATCACCCCCACCGCCAAGCCGCGCAACACGCCACCCAACACATAGCCGACAAGGATGGTGTGCGGCGACACCGGCGACACCATCAGCTCCTCGATGGAGCGCTGGAACTTGCTGCCGAAGAAGCTCGACACCACGTTGCCATAGGAGTTGGTGATCACCGACATCATGATCAGCCCCGGCACGATGTACTCCATGTAGGTGAAGCCACCCATGTCGCCGATCTGCCGGCCGATCAGGTTACCGAAGATGACGAAGTACAGGACCATGGTGATCGCCGGCGGCAGCAAGGTCTGCGGCCAGATACGCAAGAAGCGCCGCACTTCGCGGTAGACGATGGTGTTCAGGGCGACCCAGTTGGTGCGCAATTCCACACTCATACGGCCACCTTCGACAGGTTCTTTTCCACCAGGGACACGAACAGCTCCTCGAGTCGGTTGGTCTTGTTGCGCAGGCTCTGCACCTCGATGTTCTTCAGCGCCAGCTGGCCGAACAGCGCGGTGATGCCGATGTCCTTGTCCACCTGCACCTCCAGCGTGT
This sequence is a window from Pseudomonas maumuensis. Protein-coding genes within it:
- a CDS encoding Trm112 family protein, with protein sequence MDTKLLDILACPITKGPLKLSADKTELISKGAGLAYPIRDGIPVMLESEARTLTDDERLDK
- the lpxK gene encoding tetraacyldisaccharide 4'-kinase, with the translated sequence MAFADRLLAAWYAGHPALALLRPLEALYRRVVTRNRARFLSGISRSYRAPVPVIVVGNITVGGTGKTPMILWLIERCRQQGLKVGVVSRGYGAKPPQYPWRVAADQLADQAGDEPLLIVQRTGVPLVIDPDRSRAVQALLASDAPDLILCDDGMQHYRLARDLELVLIDAARGLGNRRCLPAGPLREPAERLAEADAVLFNGAEADRDGGFAFRLQPSALINLRSGERRELDLFPAGQALHAVAGIGNPQRFFNTLLGLNWQPVPHPFADHAPYSREVLSFSPPLPLVMTEKDAVKCRPFAADDWWYLAVDAVPSQAFVAWFDTELDRLLPGRPRP
- a CDS encoding ExbD/TolR family protein; protein product: MKFRRNRQRENVDINLASLIDVVFVLLLFFVVTTTFTRETQLRVELPEASSAAPAQPDDGKLIEVTISADGVYSVNNHLLPKSDLATLTEAIEKESGGDITLPLAISADGKTPHQAVITAMDAAGKLGFSKLRMTTVEAAQGNP
- a CDS encoding MotA/TolQ/ExbB proton channel family protein → MWELVKSGGWMMLPIILSSIAAMAIVVERLWTLRASRVTPPHLLGQVWMWIKDKQLTSDKLKALRADSPLGEILAAGLANSRHGREIMKECIEEAASRVIHELERYISTLGTIAAMAPLLGLLGTVLGMIDIFSAFMGSQMTANAAVLAGGISKALVTTAAGLMVGIPAVFFHRFLLRRIDELVVGMEQEAIKLVEVLQGDREVEVAGGKA
- a CDS encoding DNA internalization-related competence protein ComEC/Rec2, which encodes MRTGMLALVLGLVSLRFLPVLPPVGWLIPLLLLALACLGTRAWPLGWFVLGGCWACWSAQQALDDRLAPALDGRTLWLEGRVVGLPTRTERGVRFELEHPESRRAQLPRRLQLSWFAGPELRAGERWRLAVNLRQPHGLLNPHGPDREALLLARGIGATGSVKTGEQVGQAAADWRDAMRQRLMNVDAHGREAALTALVLGDGAGLAREDWQTLQATGTMHLLVISGQHIGLLAGLVYGLVAGLARLGAWPSRWPWLPWACGLAMAAALGYGWLAGFGVPVQRACLMLAVVLLWRLRFRHLGAALPLLLALSGVLLINPLASLLPGFWLSFAAVGVLMLCFSARLGAWRPWQAWSRAQWVIAVGLLPVLLALGLPISLTAPLANLLAVPWISFAVLPLALLGTATLPVPGVGEGLLWLAGLSLDGLFRLLAQLARQWPAWLPEPLPLWAWLLVALGALLLLLPRGVPLRLPGAVMLVALWAPREQVPLGQVQVWQLDVGQGLAVLLRTRHHALLYDAGPAYGGSDLGESVVLPTLRRLGVRHLDLMLVSHGHADHAGGAAAVRRGLPVARVLAGEVAGLAPAALCESGERWRWDGVDFELWHWPQGTSSNDRSCVLRVVASGERLLLAGDMEAAAEQAWLAASEDPRVDWLQAPHHGSRTSSTEPFIKALAPRGVMISRGRSNGFGHPHAQVIERYRRHGISIHDTAVEGALRLRLGSQGAVVGGRAERRFWREGE
- a CDS encoding DUF2062 domain-containing protein — encoded protein: MPRRLFKRYMPDPTSIREHKSLRFFGKLLHDPNLWHLNRHSVARAMGVGLFAALIPIPMQMLLAAALAIPVRGNLPIAVSLVWLTNPLTMPPVFFVTYMTGAWLMQVPPRTLPESITVDWVTEQLATIWQPFLLGSVVCGVVLGVLAYFTTMGYWRWWVGRQWRRRQCRCAANRGSGTHAAAADQQAHAQHIEHRSGHQHEADRRANTDIRHP
- a CDS encoding ABC transporter permease, whose amino-acid sequence is MSVELRTNWVALNTIVYREVRRFLRIWPQTLLPPAITMVLYFVIFGNLIGRQIGDMGGFTYMEYIVPGLIMMSVITNSYGNVVSSFFGSKFQRSIEELMVSPVSPHTILVGYVLGGVLRGLAVGVIVTFLSLFFTHLQVHHLGVTVIVVLLTATIFSLLGFVNAVFARNFDDISIIPTFVLTPLTYLGGVFYSINLLPPFWQTVSLANPVLHMVNSFRYGILGVSDISIGTAISFMLVATAVLYVLCVRLLVSGRGMRA